Proteins from a genomic interval of Nostoc sp. TCL240-02:
- a CDS encoding MOSC domain-containing protein, with protein MPYLAKILLYPVKSLDGVEVEKVGVLASGALQHDREFAIFDERDKFVNGKRYAKIHLLRVQFTLFNRTISLQIPGGDSQQVFHLDDERQALEATLSNYFEFAVTFRKNSLMGFPDDTHSPGPTVISTATLTEVASWFPGLSVDEMRRRIRANIEIDGVPAFWEDRLFSEQGDLVSFRVGDVDFFGVNPCQRCIVPTRDSYLGEAYPNFQKIFATQRQATLPNWVASSPFNHFYRLSVNTQLPISSAGKILQIGDKVDIPLY; from the coding sequence ATGCCTTACCTAGCCAAGATTTTACTGTATCCAGTTAAATCACTGGATGGTGTTGAAGTTGAAAAGGTTGGAGTTCTTGCCAGTGGCGCACTACAGCATGACCGCGAGTTTGCCATTTTTGACGAGCGGGATAAATTTGTCAATGGCAAGCGTTATGCTAAAATCCATTTACTAAGGGTGCAATTTACACTTTTCAATAGAACTATTTCGCTACAAATCCCAGGCGGCGATTCACAACAAGTTTTTCATCTAGATGACGAACGGCAAGCACTAGAAGCAACTTTGAGTAATTATTTTGAGTTTGCTGTTACATTCAGGAAAAACTCTCTGATGGGCTTTCCTGACGATACACACTCGCCAGGCCCAACGGTAATTAGTACAGCAACTTTGACAGAAGTAGCTTCTTGGTTTCCCGGTTTAAGTGTAGATGAAATGCGCCGTCGAATACGTGCCAATATCGAGATTGATGGTGTACCAGCATTTTGGGAAGATCGGCTATTTAGCGAACAAGGTGATTTAGTCTCCTTTCGAGTGGGAGATGTAGATTTTTTTGGGGTTAATCCATGCCAGCGTTGTATAGTTCCAACACGCGATTCTTACTTAGGCGAAGCTTACCCAAATTTTCAAAAAATCTTTGCAACCCAGAGGCAAGCAACTCTGCCTAATTGGGTTGCTTCATCGCCTTTTAATCACTTTTACAGATTGAGCGTTAATACTCAATTGCCCATATCCTCAGCCGGAAAAATTTTACAAATCGGTGATAAAGTTGACATACCTCTATATTAA
- the lepB gene encoding signal peptidase I, which translates to MQNQVSDNNSSQQPDNSWIAELGRTIVLSIVLALGIRTFVAEARWIPSGSMEPTLHGTPNQWEADKIIVDKLKYKFADPQRGDIVVFSPTKELQKEQYQDAFIKRVIGLPGEQVQLRDGKVYINNKPLPETNYLSSGQSTVINVCQSGPQPPFLEKPQTIPDDSYLVLGDNRNNSYDGRCWGVVPRQNIIGRAVVRFWPLNHVGGIDKVPPYPQTTP; encoded by the coding sequence ATGCAAAATCAAGTGTCTGATAACAACTCTAGTCAACAACCCGATAATTCCTGGATCGCAGAGCTAGGTAGAACAATTGTATTGAGTATTGTTCTAGCTCTGGGAATTCGTACCTTTGTTGCTGAAGCACGCTGGATTCCTTCTGGGTCAATGGAACCCACTCTGCATGGTACGCCAAACCAGTGGGAAGCAGACAAAATCATTGTCGATAAGTTGAAATATAAATTTGCTGACCCGCAGCGTGGAGATATCGTAGTATTTTCACCCACAAAAGAGTTGCAAAAAGAACAATACCAGGATGCTTTTATTAAAAGAGTAATTGGCTTACCTGGAGAACAAGTACAGCTTAGAGATGGCAAGGTCTATATTAACAACAAACCCCTTCCAGAAACTAATTATCTCAGTTCTGGTCAAAGCACAGTTATTAATGTTTGCCAATCAGGGCCACAGCCACCTTTTTTGGAAAAACCCCAGACCATACCAGATGATTCATATTTAGTACTAGGTGATAATCGTAACAATAGTTATGATGGACGCTGCTGGGGTGTTGTCCCTCGCCAGAATATTATTGGACGGGCTGTAGTTCGTTTTTGGCCTCTAAATCATGTTGGAGGAATAGATAAAGTACCACCATATCCACAAACAACTCCATAA
- a CDS encoding dihydroorotase: MSSPQILLIRRARIVLPNGELMIGDVLTRDRQIVEVAPEISQTAVVTEIDAEGLTLLPGVIDPQVHFREPGLEHKEDLFTASCACAKGGVTSFLEMPNTRPLTTTQQALDDKLQRASQKSLVNYGFFIGATAENLPDLLLAKPTPGIKIFMGSMHGQLLVDGETALETIFAKGDRLIAVHAEDQARINQRRQEFANIHDPAVHSQIQDNQAALLATQLALKLSQKYHRRLHILHMSTAEEADLLRQEKPSWVTAEVTPQHLVLNTSAYEKIGTLAQMNPPLRSPHDNEVLWQALRDGVIDFIATDHAPHTLEEKAQEYPNTPSGMPGVETSLALMLTAAMEGKCTVSQVVNWMSKNVAVAYGIPNKGAIAPGYDADLVLVDLNTYRPVRREELLTKCHWSPFEGWNLTGWATTTIVGGEIVYDKGQVNTQVRGQALTFL, from the coding sequence ATGTCATCTCCACAAATTTTACTGATCCGTCGCGCTCGCATAGTCTTACCCAATGGTGAACTGATGATTGGGGATGTGTTAACGCGCGATCGCCAAATAGTTGAAGTTGCGCCAGAAATTTCCCAAACAGCAGTAGTCACTGAAATTGACGCAGAAGGGTTAACTTTGTTGCCGGGAGTTATCGATCCGCAGGTGCATTTCCGGGAACCTGGACTAGAACACAAGGAAGATTTATTCACCGCCAGTTGTGCTTGCGCTAAAGGTGGAGTCACTTCTTTTTTAGAAATGCCTAATACGCGCCCCTTGACAACGACACAGCAGGCTTTAGACGACAAACTACAACGCGCCTCACAAAAGTCCTTGGTTAATTATGGCTTTTTTATTGGGGCAACAGCAGAGAATCTCCCAGACTTACTTTTGGCCAAGCCAACACCGGGAATTAAGATTTTTATGGGGTCGATGCACGGTCAGTTGCTAGTTGATGGTGAAACAGCACTGGAGACGATATTTGCTAAAGGCGATCGCTTGATTGCTGTTCATGCCGAAGACCAAGCTAGAATCAACCAACGTCGCCAAGAATTTGCCAACATTCACGATCCAGCTGTTCACTCACAAATTCAAGATAATCAAGCGGCTTTATTGGCAACCCAACTGGCCTTAAAACTTTCTCAAAAATATCACCGTCGTCTGCATATTCTCCACATGTCAACAGCCGAAGAAGCAGATTTGCTGCGTCAAGAGAAACCTAGTTGGGTGACAGCAGAGGTAACGCCACAGCATTTGGTATTGAACACCAGTGCTTATGAAAAGATTGGTACTTTAGCACAGATGAATCCACCTTTGCGATCGCCCCACGATAACGAAGTCCTTTGGCAAGCTTTGCGCGATGGCGTGATTGATTTCATCGCTACAGATCACGCACCCCACACCTTAGAAGAAAAAGCTCAAGAATACCCCAATACTCCTTCAGGAATGCCTGGGGTGGAAACTTCCCTAGCTTTGATGTTAACTGCGGCAATGGAGGGAAAGTGTACTGTTTCCCAAGTTGTCAACTGGATGTCTAAGAATGTAGCTGTGGCTTATGGTATTCCCAATAAAGGAGCGATCGCACCTGGTTATGATGCCGATTTAGTGCTTGTAGATTTAAATACATACCGTCCAGTGCGGCGTGAGGAACTTTTAACCAAATGCCATTGGAGTCCATTTGAAGGCTGGAACCTCACCGGCTGGGCTACAACTACCATTGTCGGCGGTGAGATAGTTTATGATAAAGGCCAAGTAAATACGCAAGTACGGGGTCAAGCTTTAACTTTCTTATAG
- a CDS encoding patatin-like phospholipase family protein yields the protein MSFKILALDGGGIRGVVAARMLKQIEQEIRNQGKGNFLHEYFDLIAGTSTGSILTGGIAVGKTSDELIKMYIDKGKDIFPANRKELYKNLPSVIKSILDVFSASKYSHDGIISVLKDAYKYTRIKDVEKPIILILAYDTLYRNTTFFTNCHPDLGDRWYDDCYLWEICTASASAPTFFPPYKLEPVDKEKFGDWEFPHIDGGVSANNPCLAALSLVMRISQSSVSPEIKQKYKLNNLQLEDISILSIGTGQTGEPYQYKQISKWKGLDWVQNLTNIFMEPTSEIDSTICRQIMGGYESKRYLRLQFELNETFKPKPKETYKDPRIVLPPEDRKNRFTGKKVTQEIDNTSPEIIQQLIDTTSAFIDQGLTYYTRDDSGLPIKKAIASFIREN from the coding sequence ATGTCATTCAAAATTTTAGCTTTAGATGGTGGCGGTATTCGGGGAGTTGTTGCAGCCCGAATGCTTAAACAAATAGAACAAGAAATTAGAAATCAGGGTAAAGGGAACTTCTTACACGAATACTTTGACCTCATTGCTGGCACTTCTACTGGTTCAATATTGACAGGGGGGATTGCTGTAGGAAAGACAAGTGATGAACTTATTAAAATGTATATAGATAAAGGTAAAGATATCTTTCCGGCGAATAGAAAAGAACTCTATAAAAATTTGCCGTCCGTCATCAAATCAATTCTTGATGTATTTTCAGCATCTAAATATTCTCATGATGGAATTATTAGTGTCCTCAAAGATGCTTATAAATATACAAGAATAAAAGATGTTGAAAAACCTATTATCTTGATTTTGGCTTACGATACGCTATATCGCAATACAACCTTTTTTACAAACTGTCATCCTGATTTAGGAGACAGATGGTACGATGACTGTTATTTATGGGAGATATGTACTGCTTCTGCCTCTGCACCTACTTTTTTTCCGCCATATAAATTAGAACCTGTAGATAAAGAAAAATTTGGCGATTGGGAATTTCCACACATTGATGGAGGAGTTTCTGCTAACAATCCCTGTCTCGCAGCTTTGAGTTTAGTTATGAGGATCAGCCAGTCTTCAGTATCTCCAGAGATTAAGCAAAAATATAAACTAAATAATCTGCAATTGGAAGATATTTCTATCCTTTCTATTGGCACAGGTCAAACTGGTGAACCATATCAATATAAGCAAATAAGTAAATGGAAAGGCTTAGACTGGGTACAAAATTTGACTAATATTTTTATGGAACCTACATCTGAGATTGATAGCACAATTTGCCGACAAATAATGGGTGGATACGAGTCTAAACGTTACTTGCGTCTTCAGTTTGAATTAAATGAGACATTTAAACCCAAGCCAAAAGAAACTTATAAAGATCCTCGGATTGTATTACCTCCAGAAGATCGAAAAAACCGATTTACAGGCAAAAAAGTTACTCAAGAAATAGATAATACTAGTCCAGAGATTATTCAGCAGTTAATAGATACTACCTCAGCATTCATCGATCAAGGTCTTACGTACTATACCAGAGATGACTCTGGCTTACCGATAAAAAAGGCGATCGCTTCTTTCATTAGAGAAAACTAG
- the tsaE gene encoding tRNA (adenosine(37)-N6)-threonylcarbamoyltransferase complex ATPase subunit type 1 TsaE, translating to MKIFLADTEATLRLGITLGQSLTAGSVILLEGDLGAGKTTLVQGIGKGLGIAESIVSPTFTLINEYTEGRLPLYHLDLYRLEPQEVAALNLESYWEGIEVISGIVAVEWAERLPYKPDSYLSVSLTYGDGGTRQIELIPFNCALSEAIAAI from the coding sequence ATGAAAATTTTTCTTGCAGATACAGAGGCGACGTTACGCTTAGGTATTACTCTCGGTCAATCCCTGACTGCTGGCAGTGTAATTTTACTAGAAGGTGATTTAGGCGCTGGTAAAACTACCTTAGTTCAAGGTATTGGTAAGGGTTTGGGAATTGCTGAATCTATTGTCAGTCCCACTTTCACCCTAATTAATGAGTACACAGAAGGACGGCTCCCCCTTTACCACCTAGATTTATATCGCTTAGAACCACAAGAAGTTGCAGCCCTAAATTTAGAAAGTTATTGGGAAGGTATTGAGGTCATATCAGGAATTGTGGCAGTTGAATGGGCAGAACGATTGCCCTACAAACCAGATAGTTATCTAAGTGTGAGTTTGACTTATGGGGATGGGGGTACTCGTCAAATCGAACTTATACCATTCAATTGCGCCCTTAGCGAAGCCATTGCTGCTATATAA
- the yvcK gene encoding gluconeogenesis factor YvcK family protein, with protein MSIGFLRQALNALQKQSRSRTSYRVNQWFKWLSPGLSVKRWLLISIGGVLLASLGLAIWIKLTPIFWMIELFRGFLGVITNILPNYISGPLVLLGGLLLVLWGQTRTVGSITKVLRAEGGEELIDVLLAHHRLYRGPKIVVIGGGTGLSTLLRGLKTYSANITAIVTVADDGGSSGRLRQEFGVLPPGDIRNCLAALADEEKLLTELFQYRFRAGDGLTGHSFGNLFLTAMSDITGDLEQAVAASSKVLAVRGQVLPATLSDVRLWAELTDGRRIEGESSIPKAGGKIVKIGCIPDNPPAVPAAIKAIKEADYIIIGPGSLYTSLIPNLLVPEIADAIAQTDAPRIYICNIMTQPGETEGYTVADHIRSIDAACGERQLFDAVLIHKKSPSEQSLIRYAEQNSHPVFLDREAVTQLGRRIVAANVLYEDETGFVRHNPQKLAQVLLRWYGRGHHGKRRNITS; from the coding sequence ATGTCAATTGGTTTTCTCAGACAAGCCCTCAACGCCCTGCAAAAGCAGTCGCGTTCTCGAACTTCCTATCGGGTTAACCAGTGGTTCAAATGGTTATCCCCTGGACTATCGGTAAAACGTTGGTTGTTGATAAGTATTGGGGGTGTACTGCTGGCGAGTTTGGGGTTAGCTATTTGGATCAAGCTGACCCCAATTTTTTGGATGATCGAGTTGTTTAGGGGTTTCCTTGGAGTAATCACCAACATATTACCCAACTATATCAGTGGGCCTTTGGTGCTGCTTGGGGGATTGCTGTTAGTGCTTTGGGGACAAACTCGCACTGTTGGCTCAATTACTAAGGTACTAAGGGCAGAAGGCGGAGAAGAACTCATTGATGTCTTGCTTGCGCATCATCGACTGTACCGAGGCCCGAAAATAGTAGTAATTGGTGGTGGTACGGGGCTTTCTACGTTGTTGAGGGGACTAAAAACCTACAGCGCTAATATTACTGCTATTGTCACTGTTGCCGATGATGGTGGATCTTCTGGGCGGTTGCGTCAAGAATTTGGAGTGTTACCACCAGGGGATATTCGCAATTGTTTGGCTGCACTAGCAGATGAAGAAAAGTTATTAACAGAATTGTTTCAATACCGTTTTCGGGCTGGAGATGGGTTAACAGGTCACAGTTTTGGCAATTTGTTTTTAACGGCAATGAGTGATATTACTGGAGATTTAGAACAAGCAGTTGCAGCCAGTTCTAAGGTGCTAGCGGTACGGGGACAAGTACTACCAGCAACTCTGAGTGATGTTCGCCTCTGGGCTGAATTAACCGATGGTCGCCGCATTGAGGGCGAGTCTAGTATTCCTAAAGCTGGTGGGAAAATTGTCAAAATTGGCTGTATTCCTGATAATCCTCCGGCAGTGCCAGCAGCGATTAAGGCAATTAAAGAAGCTGATTACATCATTATTGGGCCAGGTAGTCTTTATACAAGTCTCATTCCTAATTTATTAGTACCAGAAATTGCCGATGCGATCGCTCAAACAGATGCCCCCCGTATTTATATCTGCAATATAATGACTCAGCCAGGAGAAACTGAAGGCTACACTGTTGCAGACCACATTAGATCAATTGATGCTGCTTGTGGGGAAAGACAGCTATTTGATGCTGTGCTAATTCACAAAAAATCCCCATCAGAGCAATCACTTATCCGGTACGCCGAACAAAATTCCCATCCAGTTTTCCTAGATAGAGAAGCCGTAACTCAGCTAGGACGAAGGATTGTTGCAGCTAATGTTTTATATGAAGATGAAACGGGTTTTGTCCGTCACAATCCGCAGAAACTAGCACAAGTGTTGTTGCGGTGGTACGGTAGAGGTCATCATGGAAAAAGGAGAAATATCACGTCTTGA
- the ruvC gene encoding crossover junction endodeoxyribonuclease RuvC, translating to MEKRILGLDPGLATLGFGVITCTQIAKKMPETAVNMLDFGVIKTSADVEMGLRLCTLFDDLHTVMEEFQPDLVAIEKLFFYRMSSTILVAQARGVLILVLGQRRLPYVEFTPAQIKQALTGYGNADKLDVQEAVARELDLDEIPKPDDAADALAVALTASYQL from the coding sequence ATGGAAAAACGAATTTTAGGATTAGATCCAGGACTGGCAACTTTAGGGTTTGGGGTAATTACCTGCACACAAATTGCCAAAAAGATGCCAGAAACTGCAGTAAATATGCTGGATTTCGGGGTAATTAAAACGTCAGCAGATGTAGAAATGGGACTGAGGCTATGTACCTTGTTTGATGATTTACACACTGTGATGGAGGAATTTCAACCAGATTTGGTTGCGATCGAGAAACTATTCTTCTATCGGATGTCAAGTACAATTTTGGTTGCACAGGCGCGGGGTGTATTAATTTTGGTGTTGGGCCAGCGTCGTCTTCCTTATGTAGAGTTTACTCCGGCTCAAATTAAGCAAGCTTTAACAGGATATGGCAATGCAGATAAGTTAGATGTGCAAGAGGCGGTAGCACGGGAGTTAGATTTAGATGAAATTCCCAAGCCAGATGATGCTGCTGATGCTTTGGCAGTGGCTTTGACGGCTTCTTATCAACTGTAG
- a CDS encoding lactate racemase domain-containing protein — protein sequence MYSLAVTNGTLSDEQISGLVHQALADHQLGGQRILVLIPDSTRTAPIPQMFRLLHQELGKRVAALDFLIALGTHNPMSEEQINHLVGVTPKERETTFKKIRIFNHLWNEPDTFISCGVISTDEIAEISRGMLHQSVEVRVNKLVTQYDLIMICGPVFPHEVVGFSGGNKYFFPGIGGQEVIDISHWLGALITSYEIIGTSGITPVRRLINRAANLISTPKLCLAMVVAPKTNQLAGLYIDKPESAWEAAAKLSDKLHITYVDKPFKQVLSVMPEMYDDIWTAAKGMYKLEPIVADGGEVIIYAPHITEFSYTHGETLSQIGYHVRDYFLKQWDKFKAYPGGVLAHSTHLKGMGTFDPIEGEQARIRVTLATGISAERCAAHNLNYRDPATIRPTKWANREDEGILLVPKAGEILYRLNIKSR from the coding sequence ATGTATTCACTGGCTGTAACTAACGGAACACTTTCCGACGAGCAAATTTCTGGGCTAGTTCATCAAGCTTTAGCAGATCATCAGTTAGGTGGACAGCGTATCCTAGTATTAATTCCAGATAGTACCCGCACTGCTCCCATCCCGCAAATGTTTCGATTGCTGCATCAGGAGTTGGGTAAAAGGGTAGCGGCTCTAGATTTTTTGATCGCTCTGGGTACACATAATCCTATGAGTGAAGAACAGATTAATCACCTAGTGGGGGTGACACCAAAAGAGCGAGAGACTACCTTTAAAAAAATTCGCATATTTAACCACCTGTGGAATGAGCCAGATACTTTTATTTCTTGTGGAGTAATTTCGACAGATGAGATAGCAGAAATTAGCAGGGGAATGCTACATCAGTCCGTTGAAGTCAGGGTTAACAAGCTTGTAACACAGTACGATTTAATAATGATTTGCGGTCCTGTCTTTCCCCACGAAGTTGTCGGTTTTTCTGGTGGAAATAAATACTTTTTTCCCGGTATTGGTGGTCAGGAAGTAATTGATATATCCCACTGGTTGGGTGCTTTAATCACCAGTTACGAAATCATTGGGACATCGGGAATAACACCAGTTCGGCGCTTAATTAATCGAGCCGCTAACCTGATTTCTACGCCGAAACTTTGCTTGGCGATGGTAGTTGCACCTAAAACAAATCAACTAGCTGGACTTTACATAGATAAACCAGAGTCAGCCTGGGAAGCCGCCGCAAAATTATCCGACAAACTGCATATTACTTATGTAGATAAGCCTTTTAAACAAGTGCTGTCAGTAATGCCCGAAATGTATGATGACATTTGGACAGCTGCTAAAGGTATGTACAAGCTAGAGCCAATAGTGGCTGACGGAGGTGAAGTAATTATATATGCCCCTCACATTACTGAGTTTAGCTACACACACGGTGAAACTCTGTCTCAAATTGGCTATCATGTGCGTGACTACTTCCTCAAACAGTGGGATAAATTTAAAGCCTATCCCGGTGGAGTGCTGGCTCATAGTACTCACTTAAAAGGTATGGGTACATTTGATCCTATAGAAGGCGAACAAGCTCGGATTCGCGTCACTTTAGCCACTGGAATTTCTGCTGAACGATGTGCTGCTCATAACTTAAACTATCGCGATCCAGCTACCATTCGACCCACAAAGTGGGCTAACCGTGAGGATGAAGGGATCTTGCTTGTGCCGAAAGCTGGCGAAATATTATACCGTCTAAATATCAAGTCAAGATAA
- a CDS encoding SDR family oxidoreductase yields the protein MSDFILNKLFSLKEQVAVITGGSGVLGGAMARGLALAGARVVVLGRNEARAQAVVAEITANGGESIAVLADVSDRSQLEIARDKIIQGWGQIDILVNSAGGNIPAATITPDATIFDMPHTAFEEVISLNLVGTLLPSQVFGQAMVEKKQPQGCIVNISSMSAIRVISRVVGYSAAKAGIDNFTRWLAVELAQKYGDKMRVNAIAPGFFIGEQNRDLLLNADGSLTERGQKIIEHTPAGRFGKPDELLSTLIWLCSPGSSFINGVVVPVDGGFSIYSGV from the coding sequence ATGTCAGATTTTATTTTAAATAAACTTTTTAGCCTAAAAGAGCAAGTAGCAGTAATCACAGGTGGTTCAGGCGTACTTGGTGGAGCTATGGCGCGAGGTTTAGCCCTTGCTGGAGCGCGAGTAGTAGTTCTGGGCCGCAATGAAGCACGGGCACAAGCAGTAGTGGCTGAGATTACCGCCAACGGTGGAGAAAGTATTGCTGTACTGGCAGATGTTAGCGATCGCTCCCAACTAGAAATAGCCAGAGATAAAATCATACAGGGCTGGGGTCAAATAGACATTCTGGTAAACTCGGCTGGTGGTAATATTCCGGCTGCCACAATTACCCCTGATGCAACTATTTTTGATATGCCACATACAGCTTTTGAGGAAGTAATTAGCCTCAACTTAGTCGGTACTCTACTGCCCAGCCAAGTTTTTGGTCAAGCAATGGTCGAAAAAAAACAGCCCCAAGGTTGTATTGTCAATATTTCTTCTATGTCTGCTATCCGAGTCATTAGCCGCGTGGTTGGCTACTCAGCTGCTAAAGCCGGGATAGATAACTTTACTCGTTGGTTAGCCGTCGAACTCGCCCAAAAGTATGGGGATAAAATGCGAGTAAATGCGATCGCGCCAGGTTTCTTTATTGGAGAACAAAATCGAGATTTACTCCTAAATGCAGATGGCAGTTTGACCGAGCGCGGGCAGAAAATCATCGAGCATACTCCCGCCGGACGTTTCGGAAAACCAGACGAATTACTCAGCACTTTGATTTGGTTATGTAGTCCTGGTTCTAGTTTCATCAATGGGGTAGTAGTGCCAGTAGACGGTGGATTTAGTATCTACAGTGGAGTTTAA
- the uxaC gene encoding glucuronate isomerase: MLTKKPSLSPDRCFSPEPVQRRLAHQFFDSISALPLVCPHGHVDPALLANPAVRFGSPTELFIIPDHYILRMLYSRGVSLQALGIPTCDGSPAETDHRKIWQLFAEHFYLFQGTPSGLWLKDELTNVFGVDEALNSRNAGRIYDYLEGLLALPEFSPRALFKRFNIEVLCTTDAASDNLENQRSLHEEGFTQIRPTFRPDAVVNLDAPGWRENLTKLESSVGREISTYATLMQALEERRAFFKKMGATATDQGAATPYTTRLTEQEAEAIFARALNGKLNPGDVEQFTGHIFMEMARMSVEDGLVMQMHCGVMRNHNPAVFERFGSDKGGDIPLKIEWTQNLHPLLSAYGNEQRLSLIIFGMDESTYSREMAPLAGHYPTILLGPPWWFHDSVNGMERYFNQVMETAGIYNTAGFNDDTRAFVSIPARHNVWRRVACNWLAGLVTRGLVDEEEGYDMARALAYDLAKSAYKLD; encoded by the coding sequence ATGTTAACCAAAAAACCGAGTTTATCTCCCGATCGCTGTTTTTCTCCAGAACCAGTTCAAAGACGATTAGCCCATCAATTTTTTGACAGCATATCTGCGCTACCCCTGGTCTGCCCACACGGCCACGTAGATCCAGCCTTGTTAGCTAATCCAGCAGTTCGTTTTGGTTCCCCAACTGAATTATTTATTATCCCTGACCACTACATTTTGCGGATGCTTTATAGTCGGGGTGTGTCTCTACAAGCTTTAGGCATACCTACTTGTGATGGTTCACCAGCAGAAACTGACCATCGGAAAATCTGGCAATTGTTCGCCGAACATTTTTATCTATTCCAGGGTACTCCATCAGGGTTGTGGCTCAAAGACGAATTAACTAATGTTTTTGGGGTAGATGAAGCTTTAAATTCTCGTAATGCTGGACGTATCTATGATTATCTAGAAGGTTTATTAGCCTTACCTGAGTTTTCCCCTCGTGCTTTATTCAAACGCTTTAATATCGAAGTGCTTTGTACTACAGATGCAGCCAGTGATAACCTTGAGAATCAGCGATCGCTCCACGAAGAAGGTTTCACTCAAATTAGACCAACTTTTCGACCAGATGCAGTAGTTAACCTAGATGCTCCTGGTTGGCGAGAAAATCTGACCAAATTGGAAAGCAGTGTGGGTAGAGAAATTAGCACTTACGCTACTCTTATGCAAGCTTTAGAAGAACGTCGGGCTTTCTTTAAAAAAATGGGTGCAACAGCTACCGACCAAGGTGCGGCTACACCTTATACCACACGCCTTACTGAGCAGGAAGCAGAAGCTATCTTTGCAAGAGCATTAAACGGCAAATTGAATCCAGGAGATGTGGAGCAGTTTACCGGTCATATATTCATGGAAATGGCTCGGATGAGTGTAGAAGATGGCTTGGTAATGCAAATGCATTGTGGTGTTATGCGTAACCATAACCCGGCTGTGTTTGAGAGATTTGGATCTGATAAAGGTGGTGATATTCCGCTCAAAATAGAATGGACTCAAAATCTGCACCCGTTATTGTCAGCTTACGGAAACGAGCAACGCTTGAGCTTAATCATTTTTGGCATGGATGAAAGCACCTACAGCCGAGAGATGGCTCCTTTAGCTGGTCATTATCCTACTATATTGCTCGGGCCACCTTGGTGGTTTCACGACAGCGTAAATGGCATGGAACGCTACTTCAATCAGGTAATGGAAACTGCCGGAATTTACAATACTGCTGGCTTTAATGATGATACCCGCGCTTTCGTTTCTATTCCGGCTCGTCATAATGTTTGGCGGCGGGTAGCTTGTAACTGGTTAGCCGGATTGGTAACACGGGGATTAGTTGATGAAGAGGAAGGGTATGATATGGCTCGCGCTTTAGCTTACGACCTCGCAAAGAGTGCTTACAAACTGGACTAA